A region from the Macaca mulatta isolate MMU2019108-1 chromosome 13, T2T-MMU8v2.0, whole genome shotgun sequence genome encodes:
- the COX5B gene encoding cytochrome c oxidase subunit 5B, mitochondrial has protein sequence MASRLLRGAGALAAQALRARGPSGVAAVRSMASGGGIPTDDEQATGLEREVMLAARKGLDPYNILPPKGASGTKEDPNLVPSITNKRIVGCICEEDNTSVIWFWLREGEAQRCPRCGAHYKLVPHRLAH, from the exons ATGGCTTCAAGGTTACTTCGCGGAGCAGGAGCGCTGGCCGCGCAGGCCCTGAGGGCTCGCGGCCCCAGTGGCGTGGCTGCGGTGCGCTCCATGGCATCTGGAG GTGGTATTCCCACCGATGACGAGCAGGCGACTGGGTTGGAGAGGGAGGTCATGCTGGCTGCAAGGAAGGGACTG gaccCATACAATATACTGCCCCCAAAGGGAGCTTCAGGCACCAAGGAAGACCCTAATTTAGTTCCCTCCATCACCAACAAGAGAATAGTGGGCTGCATCT gtGAAGAGGACAACACCAGCGTCATCTGGTTTTGGCTGCGTGAAGGCGAAGCCCAGCGATGCCCCCGCTGTGGAGCCCATTACAAGCTGGTACCCCACCGGCTGGCACACTGA
- the ACTR1B gene encoding beta-centractin: MESYDIIANQPVVIDNGSGVIKAGFAGDQIPKYCFPNYVGRPKHMRVMAGALEGDLFIGPKAEEHRGLLTIRYPMEHGVVRDWNDMERIWQYVYSKDQLQTFSEEHPVLLTEAPLNPSKNREKAAEVFFETFNVPALFISMQAVLSLYATGRTTGVVLDSGDGVTHAVPIYEGFAMPHSIMRVDIAGRDVSRYLRLLLRKEGVDFHTSAEFEVVRTIKERACYLSINPQKDEALETEKVQYTLPDGSTLDVGPARFRAPELLFQPDLVGDESEGLHEVLAFAIHKSDMDLRRTLFANIVLSGGSTLFKGFGDRLLSEVKKLAPKDVKIKISAPQERLYSTWIGGSILASLDTFKKMWVSKKEYEEDGSRAIHRKTF; this comes from the exons ATGGAGTCCTACGACATCATCGCCAACCAGCCCGTGGTCATCGACAAC GGTTCGGGGGTGATTAAAGCCGGCTTTGCAGGAGACCAGATTCCCAAATACTGTTTCCCAAACTA TGTCGGACGGCCCAAGCACATGCGGGTGATGGCTGGAGCCCTGGAGGGGGACCTCTTCATCGGACCAAAAGCAGAG GAGCACCGGGGGCTGCTGACCATCCGCTACCCCATGGAGCACGGCGTGGTGCGAGACTGGAATGACATGGAGCGCATCTGGCAGTACGTCTACTCGAAGGACCAGCTGCAGACCTTTTCAGAGGAG CATCCTGTGCTCCTCACGGAGGCCCCGCTCAACCCAAGTAAGAACCGGGAGAAGGCGGCAGAGGTGTTCTTTGAGACCTTCAACGTGCCGGCGCTGTTCATCTCCATGCAGGCTGTGCTCAGTCT GTACGCAACGGGACGCACGACAGGAGTGGTTCTAGACTCGGGGGACGGGGTCACTCACGCCGTGCCCATCTATGAGGGCTTTGCCATGCCTCACTCCATCATGCGGGTGGACATTGCCGGCCGCGACGTCTCCCGCTACCTCCGACTCCTGCTGCGCAAGGAAGGGGTTGACTTCCATACCTCGGCTGAGTTTGAGGTTGTCCGGACAATCAAAGAG CGAGCCTGCTACCTGTCCATCAACCCGCAGAAGGATGAGGCTCTGGAGACGGAGAAGGTGCAGTACACGTTGCCAGACGGCAGCACGCTCGAT GTGGGGCCTGCCCGATTCCGGGCCCCCGAGCTGCTGTTCCAGCCGGACCTTGTAGGGGATGAGAGTGAGGGGCTCCATGAGGTGCTGGCCTTCGCCATACACAAGTCCGACATGGACCTGCGCCGGACACTGTTCGCCAACATCGTGCTCTCCGGTGGCTCGACGCTTTTCAAAG GCTTCGGAGACCGATTACTCAGTGAAGTGAAGAAGCTTGCTCCAAAGGATGTCAAAATCAAG ATCTCAGCCCCGCAGGAACGGCTGTACTCCACGTGGATTGG TGGCTCCATACTGGCTTCGCTGGACACTTTTAAGAAGATGTGGGTGTCCAAAAAGGAGTATGAAGAGGATGGCTCCCGTGCTATTCATCGCAAAACCTTCTAG
- the ACTR1B gene encoding beta-centractin isoform X1, which yields MRVMAGALEGDLFIGPKAEEHRGLLTIRYPMEHGVVRDWNDMERIWQYVYSKDQLQTFSEEHPVLLTEAPLNPSKNREKAAEVFFETFNVPALFISMQAVLSLYATGRTTGVVLDSGDGVTHAVPIYEGFAMPHSIMRVDIAGRDVSRYLRLLLRKEGVDFHTSAEFEVVRTIKERACYLSINPQKDEALETEKVQYTLPDGSTLDVGPARFRAPELLFQPDLVGDESEGLHEVLAFAIHKSDMDLRRTLFANIVLSGGSTLFKGFGDRLLSEVKKLAPKDVKIKISAPQERLYSTWIGGSILASLDTFKKMWVSKKEYEEDGSRAIHRKTF from the exons ATGCGGGTGATGGCTGGAGCCCTGGAGGGGGACCTCTTCATCGGACCAAAAGCAGAG GAGCACCGGGGGCTGCTGACCATCCGCTACCCCATGGAGCACGGCGTGGTGCGAGACTGGAATGACATGGAGCGCATCTGGCAGTACGTCTACTCGAAGGACCAGCTGCAGACCTTTTCAGAGGAG CATCCTGTGCTCCTCACGGAGGCCCCGCTCAACCCAAGTAAGAACCGGGAGAAGGCGGCAGAGGTGTTCTTTGAGACCTTCAACGTGCCGGCGCTGTTCATCTCCATGCAGGCTGTGCTCAGTCT GTACGCAACGGGACGCACGACAGGAGTGGTTCTAGACTCGGGGGACGGGGTCACTCACGCCGTGCCCATCTATGAGGGCTTTGCCATGCCTCACTCCATCATGCGGGTGGACATTGCCGGCCGCGACGTCTCCCGCTACCTCCGACTCCTGCTGCGCAAGGAAGGGGTTGACTTCCATACCTCGGCTGAGTTTGAGGTTGTCCGGACAATCAAAGAG CGAGCCTGCTACCTGTCCATCAACCCGCAGAAGGATGAGGCTCTGGAGACGGAGAAGGTGCAGTACACGTTGCCAGACGGCAGCACGCTCGAT GTGGGGCCTGCCCGATTCCGGGCCCCCGAGCTGCTGTTCCAGCCGGACCTTGTAGGGGATGAGAGTGAGGGGCTCCATGAGGTGCTGGCCTTCGCCATACACAAGTCCGACATGGACCTGCGCCGGACACTGTTCGCCAACATCGTGCTCTCCGGTGGCTCGACGCTTTTCAAAG GCTTCGGAGACCGATTACTCAGTGAAGTGAAGAAGCTTGCTCCAAAGGATGTCAAAATCAAG ATCTCAGCCCCGCAGGAACGGCTGTACTCCACGTGGATTGG TGGCTCCATACTGGCTTCGCTGGACACTTTTAAGAAGATGTGGGTGTCCAAAAAGGAGTATGAAGAGGATGGCTCCCGTGCTATTCATCGCAAAACCTTCTAG